One segment of Telopea speciosissima isolate NSW1024214 ecotype Mountain lineage unplaced genomic scaffold, Tspe_v1 Tspe_v1.0093, whole genome shotgun sequence DNA contains the following:
- the LOC122647619 gene encoding zinc finger A20 and AN1 domain-containing stress-associated protein 1-like, producing the protein RWEGKHLKTLLNCCANGCGFFGRPATLNLCSKCYRDISLQEAKRCSPIKTSKTVQLSLLPSSSSGSPVEISNPTVLAGAINESSPVVMMKNNKCMSCSKKVGLLGFNCRCGSTFCSKHRYPEMHECFFNYKVVGQEAIAKANPLVKSKKRLRAYEFHLMAISGKPPHLVISACIEDTA; encoded by the coding sequence AGATGGGAGGGAAAGCACCTGAAAACCCTTCTTAATTGCTGTGCAAACGGATGTGGTTTCTTTGGCAGACCAGCAACCCTTAACCTCTGCTCCAAGTGTTATAGGGACATCTCTCTCCAAGAAGCCAAACGCTGCTCTCCCATAAAAACCTCAAAAACCGTGCAACTATCACTCCTCCCCTCATCGTCTTCTGGAAGTCCTGTTGAAATTTCTAACCCCACAGTCCTTGCCGGTGCCATTAATGAATCATCTCcggtggtgatgatgaagaataatAAGTGTATGAGTTGCAGTAAGAAAGTAGGGTTGCTAGGGTTCAACTGTAGGTGTGGAAGTACTTTCTGCTCAAAGCACAGGTACCCTGAGATGCATGAATGTTTCTTCAACTACAAGGTTGTGGGTCAAGAAGCTATTGCTAAGGCTAATCCATTGGTCAAGTCTAAAAAAAGATTGAGAGCTTATGAGTTCCATTTGATGGCTATATCTGGTAAGCCTCCTCATCTCGTtatttctgcatgcattgaggacactgcataa